The following are from one region of the Deinococcus seoulensis genome:
- a CDS encoding sucrase ferredoxin: MTRLNLCADESRAAGEDPIGTAPHWAEVTVLELDVPMWARLRDVNAWTPEQQAVFAALREKVEASGAGFGLLMSAPATPGRPLRVRHYTLGGTPHGGLGGYVRRDYASDLPQSDWARGLHDTLLDPSALTGGDWTAVPAPDGPDLHVCTHGTVDAACGRYGVPVFQALGGAGVRAWRTGHFGGHRFAATAVELPSGLLWAHLTPELAVQVARREVTPAQVAGHLRGHAGLPPLAQLLDRHLLVQHGWDWLNRARRATVETHPDGGHTVTLTASGPHGPETYRAPVLPAAPLLLPGSSHAPARAPVAQWTLGPVTTLPGTRA; encoded by the coding sequence GTGACCCGCCTGAACCTGTGCGCGGACGAATCCCGCGCCGCCGGAGAGGACCCCATCGGCACCGCCCCCCACTGGGCCGAGGTGACGGTCCTGGAACTCGACGTGCCCATGTGGGCGCGCCTGCGCGACGTGAACGCCTGGACGCCCGAACAGCAGGCCGTGTTCGCCGCGCTGCGCGAGAAGGTCGAGGCCAGCGGCGCTGGGTTCGGCCTGCTGATGAGCGCCCCTGCCACGCCCGGCCGCCCCCTGCGCGTTCGTCACTACACGCTGGGCGGTACCCCGCACGGCGGCCTGGGCGGGTACGTCCGGCGCGACTACGCCAGCGACCTGCCCCAGAGCGACTGGGCGCGCGGCCTGCACGACACCCTGCTCGACCCGTCCGCGCTGACCGGCGGTGACTGGACCGCCGTGCCCGCCCCGGACGGCCCGGACCTGCATGTCTGCACGCACGGCACCGTGGACGCCGCCTGCGGCCGCTACGGCGTGCCGGTGTTCCAGGCGCTGGGCGGCGCGGGCGTGCGCGCGTGGCGGACCGGGCACTTCGGCGGGCACCGCTTCGCCGCGACGGCCGTGGAGTTGCCCTCGGGGCTGCTGTGGGCGCACCTGACCCCGGAACTGGCCGTGCAGGTCGCGCGGCGCGAGGTCACGCCCGCCCAGGTCGCCGGGCACCTGCGCGGCCACGCGGGCCTGCCCCCACTGGCGCAACTGCTGGACCGGCACCTGCTCGTCCAGCACGGCTGGGACTGGCTGAACCGCGCCCGCCGCGCGACCGTCGAGACCCACCCGGACGGCGGGCACACCGTCACCCTGACCGCCAGTGGCCCGCACGGCCCCGAGACGTACCGCGCCCCGGTTCTGCCCGCCGCGCCGCTGCTCCTGCCGGGCTCCAGTCACGCTCCGGCCCGCGCGCCGGTCGCGCAGTGGACCCTCGGCCCCGTGACCACGCTGCCCGGCACCCGCGCATGA
- the nirB gene encoding nitrite reductase large subunit NirB yields MTPTQAPSTPHVVIIGSGMVGHRLVERLRAQAAPQTLTVTVISEEGRLAYDRVHLSSHLDDPQPDLSLATDASYAAQGVNVVYGRATDVNLHTREVTVAGRTLSRTLSYDALVFATGSVPFVPPVPGRDAGGCFVYRTLDDLDAIRGAARSARTGVVVGGGLLGLEAAGALRKLGLETHVVEFAPHLMPAQLDAEGGATLRRTIEGMGIGVHTGKSTAAITSGAQGQVTGLDFTDGTRLDTDLVVFSAGIRPRDDLARTCGLGVGERGGILIDDACRTSDPQVYAVGECALHDGRIYGLVAPGYQMAKVAAASILRDLGVLSGEALHFRGADLSTKLKLLGVEVGSFGDAKGVTPGARSVSLSDNVRGTYSKLVVSADGTTVLGGLLVGDTARYAELLDLTLSAAPLTVPPETLIVPPLPGGAVMTSADALLCSCENIRESAVCAAIGDGARDVASLKKCTGAGTGCGGCVPSLHGLLQTELRRLGEAVTNHLCEHYPHSRQELFDLIRVRGHVTWDEVLAAHGTGLGCEICKPAVGSILASLHNELVVAPRHAPMQDTNDAFLANIQKNGTYSVVPRIPGGEVTADGLIAIGAVAKRFGLYCKITGGQRIDLLGAHRDDLPAIWEDLIAAGFESGHAYGKSLRTVKSCVGSTWCRYGVQDSTSLAVRLELRYRGLRSPHKLKSGVSGCTRECAEARSKDFGVIATERGWNVYVGGNGGVTPKHALLLASDLTEDEVITLLDRYLMFYVRTADRLQRTSTWLENLDGGLEYLRSVIVEDRLGICAELEAGMARHIGTYQDEWAAAVADPAVRARFRTFVNSDARDDGVQWVDERGQIRPADNPHLYPLPLGGD; encoded by the coding sequence ATGACCCCAACCCAGGCTCCCAGCACCCCGCACGTCGTGATCATCGGCAGCGGCATGGTCGGTCACCGGCTGGTCGAGCGGCTGCGCGCCCAGGCCGCCCCGCAGACCCTGACCGTCACGGTCATCAGCGAGGAGGGCCGCCTCGCGTACGACCGCGTGCACCTCAGCAGCCACCTCGACGATCCGCAGCCCGACCTGTCCCTGGCCACCGACGCCAGCTACGCCGCTCAGGGCGTGAACGTCGTGTACGGCCGCGCCACGGACGTGAACCTGCACACGCGCGAGGTGACGGTCGCCGGGCGCACCCTGAGCCGCACCCTGAGCTACGACGCGCTGGTGTTCGCGACCGGCTCGGTGCCGTTCGTGCCGCCGGTGCCGGGCCGGGATGCCGGCGGGTGCTTCGTGTACCGCACGCTGGACGACCTGGACGCCATCCGCGGGGCCGCCCGCAGCGCCCGGACCGGCGTGGTCGTGGGCGGCGGCCTGCTGGGCCTGGAAGCGGCGGGCGCGCTGCGCAAACTGGGCCTGGAGACACACGTCGTGGAGTTCGCGCCGCACCTGATGCCTGCCCAGCTGGACGCCGAGGGCGGCGCCACGCTGCGCCGCACCATCGAGGGCATGGGCATCGGCGTGCACACCGGGAAATCCACGGCAGCGATCACCAGCGGCGCACAGGGTCAGGTGACCGGCCTGGACTTCACGGACGGCACCCGCCTGGACACGGACCTCGTGGTGTTCAGCGCCGGTATCCGCCCGCGCGACGATCTGGCCCGCACCTGCGGCCTGGGCGTCGGCGAGCGCGGCGGCATCCTGATCGACGACGCGTGCCGCACCAGCGACCCGCAGGTGTACGCGGTCGGCGAGTGCGCCCTGCACGACGGGCGCATCTACGGTCTGGTCGCGCCCGGCTACCAGATGGCGAAGGTGGCGGCCGCCAGCATCCTGCGGGACCTCGGCGTGCTGTCCGGTGAAGCGCTTCACTTCCGGGGCGCGGACCTGAGCACCAAACTGAAACTGCTGGGCGTGGAGGTCGGCTCGTTCGGAGACGCGAAGGGTGTCACGCCCGGCGCGCGCAGCGTGTCCCTGAGCGACAACGTGCGCGGCACGTACAGCAAGCTGGTCGTCAGTGCCGACGGGACGACCGTGCTGGGCGGGCTGCTGGTGGGCGACACGGCCCGCTACGCGGAGCTACTGGACCTGACGCTGTCCGCCGCGCCGCTGACCGTCCCGCCCGAGACGCTGATCGTGCCGCCCCTGCCCGGCGGCGCGGTGATGACGTCCGCCGACGCGCTGCTGTGCTCCTGCGAGAACATCCGCGAGAGTGCCGTCTGCGCCGCGATAGGTGACGGCGCGCGCGACGTGGCCAGCCTGAAGAAATGCACCGGGGCGGGCACCGGCTGCGGCGGGTGCGTGCCCAGCCTGCACGGGCTGCTGCAGACCGAACTGCGCCGCCTGGGCGAGGCCGTGACCAACCACCTGTGCGAGCACTACCCGCACTCACGGCAGGAACTGTTCGACCTGATCCGCGTCCGGGGGCACGTCACCTGGGACGAGGTGCTCGCCGCGCACGGCACGGGCCTGGGGTGCGAGATCTGCAAGCCCGCCGTGGGCAGCATCCTGGCCAGCCTGCACAATGAACTGGTCGTCGCGCCGCGCCACGCGCCCATGCAGGACACAAACGACGCGTTCCTGGCGAACATTCAGAAGAACGGCACGTACTCGGTCGTGCCGCGCATTCCCGGCGGCGAGGTGACCGCCGACGGCCTGATCGCCATCGGCGCGGTCGCCAAACGCTTCGGGCTGTACTGCAAGATCACGGGCGGGCAGCGCATCGACCTGCTCGGCGCGCACCGGGACGACCTCCCGGCGATCTGGGAGGACCTGATCGCCGCCGGGTTCGAGAGCGGGCACGCGTACGGCAAGAGCCTGCGCACCGTCAAGAGCTGCGTCGGATCCACGTGGTGCCGGTACGGCGTGCAGGACTCCACCAGTCTCGCCGTGCGGCTGGAACTGCGTTACCGGGGGCTGCGCAGCCCGCACAAACTGAAAAGCGGCGTGTCCGGCTGCACCCGCGAGTGCGCCGAGGCCCGCAGCAAGGACTTCGGGGTGATCGCCACCGAGCGCGGCTGGAACGTGTACGTCGGCGGGAACGGCGGCGTGACGCCAAAGCACGCCCTGCTGCTCGCCAGCGACCTGACCGAGGACGAGGTCATCACGCTGCTCGACCGTTACCTGATGTTCTACGTGCGGACCGCCGACCGCCTCCAGCGCACGAGCACGTGGCTGGAGAACCTGGACGGCGGCCTGGAGTACCTGCGGAGCGTGATCGTCGAGGACCGCCTGGGCATCTGCGCGGAACTGGAAGCCGGGATGGCGCGGCACATCGGCACGTACCAGGACGAGTGGGCGGCCGCCGTGGCCGACCCGGCTGTGCGCGCCCGCTTCCGGACCTTCGTGAACAGCGACGCCCGCGACGACGGCGTGCAGTGGGTGGATGAACGCGGGCAGATCCGCCCGGCCGACAACCCGCACCTGTACCCGCTGCCCCTGGGCGGCGACTGA
- a CDS encoding ABC transporter substrate-binding protein: protein MPDRISRSILLTALLPALLLAPGASAAPVSVPTDRGTLTLTAPARRVVALEYSFVDTLLALGVRPVGAALGTQGGDRGAPPYLRPKVGGITPTGSRAQPSLEAMAAARPDLILADALVHKDSAAGFARLAPTAVFPSRRADLDELNNQTLQIGRLVGREAAARQLLADQKTLIAKARAFTKKGAPTFVAGVVTPTSFTVHTQGSFAGSFLEAVGRRNAVPVRDGQTQFETSLEGLVALNPQTLVLFTAPDEKPVTDTWAKNPLWQKLSAVKRGRVYTFNRDDWTRGRGPTALKLMTAQAIESRFLQDAAPARGYQYQP, encoded by the coding sequence ATGCCCGACCGAATCTCCCGTTCCATCCTCCTGACCGCCCTCCTCCCGGCCCTGCTGCTGGCCCCCGGCGCCTCGGCCGCGCCGGTCAGCGTGCCCACCGACCGCGGCACCCTGACCCTGACCGCGCCCGCCCGGCGGGTCGTGGCGCTCGAATACTCCTTCGTGGATACCCTGCTGGCGCTGGGCGTGCGGCCGGTCGGCGCGGCGCTCGGCACGCAGGGCGGCGACCGGGGCGCGCCCCCCTACCTGCGCCCGAAAGTCGGTGGCATCACGCCTACCGGCAGCCGCGCGCAACCCAGCCTGGAAGCCATGGCCGCCGCCCGCCCGGACCTGATCCTCGCGGACGCCCTGGTTCACAAGGACAGCGCCGCCGGGTTCGCGCGCCTCGCGCCGACCGCCGTGTTCCCCAGCCGCCGCGCCGACCTGGACGAACTGAACAACCAGACCCTCCAGATCGGCCGGCTGGTGGGCCGCGAGGCCGCCGCCCGGCAACTCCTGGCCGACCAGAAGACCCTGATCGCCAAGGCCCGCGCCTTCACGAAAAAGGGCGCCCCGACCTTCGTGGCGGGCGTGGTCACGCCCACGTCGTTCACGGTGCACACGCAGGGCAGCTTCGCCGGGAGTTTCCTGGAGGCGGTGGGACGCCGCAACGCCGTCCCGGTCCGTGACGGGCAGACGCAGTTCGAGACCAGCCTGGAGGGTCTGGTCGCCCTGAACCCGCAGACGCTGGTGCTGTTCACCGCCCCGGACGAGAAGCCCGTCACGGACACCTGGGCGAAGAATCCGCTGTGGCAGAAACTGAGCGCCGTGAAACGCGGCCGGGTGTACACCTTCAACCGGGACGACTGGACCCGCGGGCGCGGCCCGACCGCCCTGAAACTCATGACCGCGCAGGCCATCGAGAGCCGCTTCCTGCAGGACGCCGCGCCCGCACGGGGCTACCAGTACCAGCCGTGA
- a CDS encoding PAS domain S-box protein, which yields MPDRETQLFVAMFKKSPIGMALVSPLGRFMSVNDTLCTLLGYPREKLLTLTFQDITHPDDLDADLGLLRQLLEGDIPQYEMRKRYFHADGHEIWAQLNVSMILSDDGSPSFFVSQIQALPTASG from the coding sequence ATGCCCGACCGTGAAACGCAGCTGTTCGTCGCGATGTTCAAGAAGTCGCCCATCGGCATGGCGCTGGTCTCCCCGCTGGGCCGGTTCATGTCCGTGAACGACACCCTGTGCACCCTGCTGGGCTACCCGCGCGAGAAACTGCTGACCCTGACCTTCCAGGACATCACCCACCCGGACGACCTGGACGCCGACCTGGGCCTGCTGCGGCAACTGCTCGAAGGCGACATCCCGCAGTACGAGATGCGCAAACGCTACTTCCACGCGGACGGGCACGAGATCTGGGCGCAGCTGAACGTCTCCATGATCCTCTCCGACGACGGTTCGCCCTCGTTCTTCGTGTCGCAGATTCAGGCGCTGCCCACGGCGTCCGGCTGA
- a CDS encoding uroporphyrinogen-III synthase gives MDWFAGLNVLSLESRRSEEMHTLIRKYGGAPQVAPSMREMKLDLSAPLSQFERDLSAGDIDAVACLTGVGTRMFLKELAARDPQHLETLRGVPFVSRGSKPAQALKAFGLSSTVVPKPSTWHEVQEHLIATLERGQHAVILEYGEAVPTAMLRELGYAGIRVTSVPVYRCAFPQDTAPLARAVRDVILGGPDILLLSSGTQILHFLKYAEKLNLLEEARAGLNRMVVVSIGPACSEAAADLGLRIDLEANPHKMGILVRTAAEHGPAILAARLGRAG, from the coding sequence ATGGACTGGTTCGCTGGCCTGAACGTTCTGAGTCTGGAATCCCGCCGCAGTGAAGAGATGCACACCCTGATCCGCAAGTATGGTGGCGCGCCGCAGGTCGCCCCCAGCATGCGCGAGATGAAACTGGACCTGAGCGCGCCGCTGTCGCAGTTCGAGCGTGACCTGAGCGCAGGGGACATTGACGCGGTCGCCTGCCTGACCGGCGTGGGCACCCGCATGTTCCTGAAGGAACTCGCCGCCCGTGACCCGCAGCACCTCGAGACGCTGCGCGGCGTGCCGTTCGTGTCGCGGGGCAGCAAACCCGCCCAGGCCCTCAAGGCGTTCGGCCTGAGCAGCACCGTCGTGCCCAAGCCCAGCACCTGGCACGAGGTGCAGGAACACCTGATCGCCACGCTGGAACGCGGTCAGCACGCCGTGATCCTCGAGTACGGCGAGGCCGTCCCGACCGCCATGCTGCGCGAACTGGGGTACGCCGGGATCCGCGTGACGAGCGTGCCCGTGTACCGCTGCGCGTTCCCGCAGGACACCGCCCCGCTGGCGAGGGCCGTGCGGGACGTGATCCTGGGCGGCCCGGACATCCTGCTGCTGTCGAGCGGCACGCAGATCCTGCACTTCCTGAAGTACGCCGAGAAACTGAACCTGCTGGAAGAGGCCCGCGCCGGACTGAACCGCATGGTCGTCGTGTCCATCGGCCCGGCGTGCAGCGAGGCGGCCGCCGACCTGGGCCTGCGCATCGACCTGGAAGCCAACCCGCACAAGATGGGCATCCTGGTCCGCACGGCCGCCGAGCACGGCCCCGCCATCCTGGCAGCCCGCCTGGGCCGCGCGGGGTAA
- a CDS encoding ABC transporter ATP-binding protein — MTDPTHRPAPLSTRDLRLGYGQNVIIPDLNLSIPAGQVTSIIGPNGCGKSTLLRALARLLPPGRGQVLLDGQALHTLPGREIARRLAILPQGPVAPEGLSVEELVWFGRHPHQGRFPVRRPGDREAVEWALDQTGMRVFAGRALDDLSGGQRQRAWIAMSLAQQTDILLLDEPTTYLDPAHQLEVLHLAQRLNREQGKTVVMVLHDLNQAARYSDHLIALRGGEIYAHGPAAGVLTHDMLRDVFGLKAHLLADPDTGRPHVIPYALTR; from the coding sequence ATGACCGACCCCACCCACCGGCCCGCGCCGCTCTCCACCCGCGACCTGCGCCTCGGCTACGGCCAGAACGTGATCATTCCGGACCTGAACCTCAGCATTCCGGCCGGGCAGGTCACGTCCATCATCGGCCCGAACGGCTGCGGCAAGAGCACCCTGCTGCGCGCCCTGGCCCGCCTGCTCCCACCGGGACGCGGGCAGGTGCTGCTGGACGGTCAGGCGCTGCACACCCTGCCGGGCCGCGAGATCGCCCGCCGCCTCGCCATCCTCCCGCAGGGCCCCGTCGCGCCCGAGGGCCTGAGCGTCGAGGAACTCGTCTGGTTCGGCCGGCACCCGCACCAGGGCCGCTTTCCCGTCCGCCGCCCCGGCGACCGCGAGGCCGTCGAGTGGGCGCTCGACCAGACCGGCATGCGCGTCTTCGCGGGCCGCGCCCTCGACGACCTGAGCGGCGGGCAGCGGCAGCGCGCCTGGATCGCCATGAGCCTCGCCCAGCAGACCGACATCCTGCTGCTGGACGAACCCACCACCTACCTCGACCCCGCCCACCAGCTCGAGGTGCTGCACCTCGCGCAGCGCCTGAACCGCGAGCAGGGCAAGACGGTCGTGATGGTCCTGCACGACCTGAACCAGGCGGCCCGCTACAGCGACCACCTGATCGCCCTGCGAGGCGGCGAGATCTACGCGCACGGCCCGGCCGCCGGGGTCCTGACGCACGACATGCTGCGCGACGTGTTCGGCCTGAAAGCGCACCTGCTGGCCGACCCGGACACCGGCCGCCCGCACGTCATCCCGTACGCCCTGACCCGCTGA
- a CDS encoding FecCD family ABC transporter permease: MTALPGGTPRFTTARAVTVAVILAALCAALGVLALGLGAVPTPARSVLAALLGGGDDLTRQLVLELRAPRVAVALLCGAMFAASGTVMQGVIRNPLASPDLIGVGAGAGLAATVFLLAWPAAPPGGLPWAALAGAWGGFGLVLLLAQERGGRLHPVRLALVGVAVAAALGAAQQLVLVRAPDGLGSALTFLTGTVYGADSLRAARLLPWALILLPAAWVLHRTLDILNLGEDLATSLGTRVNPARLLALGVGVALAGAAVTGAGILGFVGLLAPHVARLLVGARHARALPVSMLLGAALVLAADTLGRTLLPPLEVPAGLLTTLVGAPYFLYLLRKTP, from the coding sequence GTGACGGCCCTTCCCGGAGGCACGCCACGCTTCACGACCGCCCGCGCCGTCACGGTCGCCGTGATCCTGGCCGCCCTGTGCGCCGCGCTGGGCGTCCTGGCGCTGGGGCTGGGCGCGGTCCCGACCCCGGCCCGCTCGGTGCTGGCGGCGCTGCTGGGCGGCGGGGACGACCTGACCCGTCAACTGGTCCTGGAGCTGCGCGCCCCGCGCGTGGCCGTGGCGCTGCTGTGCGGCGCAATGTTCGCCGCGTCCGGCACGGTCATGCAGGGCGTGATCCGCAACCCGCTGGCCTCGCCGGACCTGATCGGTGTGGGCGCCGGGGCGGGACTGGCCGCGACCGTGTTCCTGCTCGCGTGGCCCGCCGCGCCTCCCGGCGGCCTGCCGTGGGCGGCGCTGGCCGGCGCCTGGGGTGGCTTCGGGCTGGTGCTGCTGCTCGCGCAGGAACGCGGCGGGCGGCTGCACCCAGTGCGGCTGGCGCTGGTGGGCGTGGCCGTCGCCGCCGCGCTGGGGGCCGCGCAGCAACTCGTACTCGTCCGCGCGCCCGACGGGCTGGGCAGCGCCCTGACCTTCCTGACCGGCACCGTGTACGGCGCCGACAGCCTGCGCGCCGCGCGCCTGCTGCCCTGGGCGCTGATCCTGCTGCCCGCCGCCTGGGTGCTGCACCGCACGCTGGACATCCTGAACCTCGGCGAGGACCTCGCCACCAGCCTCGGCACGCGCGTCAACCCCGCGCGACTTCTGGCCCTCGGCGTCGGCGTGGCCCTGGCGGGCGCCGCCGTGACCGGCGCGGGTATCCTGGGCTTCGTGGGCCTGCTCGCCCCGCACGTGGCGCGGCTGCTGGTCGGCGCGCGGCACGCCCGCGCCCTGCCGGTCTCGATGCTGCTGGGCGCGGCGCTGGTCCTGGCGGCCGACACGCTGGGCCGCACGCTGCTGCCCCCCCTGGAAGTCCCGGCCGGACTGCTGACCACCCTGGTCGGCGCGCCGTACTTCCTGTACCTGCTGAGGAAAACCCCATGA
- a CDS encoding FecCD family ABC transporter permease yields MTDARPWRFPLLLALLALPASVLLSLALGATDIPLPDAARLLLRPDDSVNSLVIHTLRLPRTLVAALAGAALAVSGLLLQGVTRNPLADPGILGVEAGGALAILIMVVFFPAAPAALFVPAAFLGGVLAALAAYVAARTASVTPLRLALAGVAVASLAAAATRAVQILFEERAQGALFALSGSLAGRTWEQLAQIAPWLGGGLLLALLAAPRVNVLTLGEDVARSLGARTDRDRVIVTGLGVLLAAGSVSVCGPIGFVGLIVPHAARALSGPDHRLSLPLAALLGAAFLTLADTAARLIDRPAETPVGILVAAVGAPVFVLIARRVGRRE; encoded by the coding sequence ATGACGGACGCCCGGCCCTGGCGCTTCCCGCTGCTGCTGGCACTGCTGGCCCTGCCCGCCTCGGTGCTGCTGTCGCTGGCACTCGGCGCGACCGACATTCCCCTGCCCGACGCCGCGCGCCTGCTGCTGCGCCCGGACGACTCCGTGAACAGTCTGGTCATTCACACGCTGCGGCTGCCGCGCACGCTGGTCGCCGCGCTGGCCGGGGCGGCGCTGGCTGTGTCGGGCCTGCTGCTTCAGGGCGTGACCCGCAACCCGCTCGCCGACCCCGGCATCCTGGGCGTGGAGGCGGGCGGCGCGCTCGCCATCCTGATCATGGTCGTGTTCTTCCCGGCCGCGCCCGCCGCGCTGTTCGTGCCCGCCGCGTTCCTGGGTGGCGTGCTGGCCGCGCTGGCCGCCTACGTGGCCGCCCGCACGGCCAGCGTGACCCCGCTGCGACTGGCGCTGGCGGGCGTGGCAGTCGCGTCCCTGGCGGCGGCCGCCACCCGCGCCGTGCAGATCCTGTTCGAGGAACGCGCCCAGGGCGCCCTGTTCGCGCTGTCCGGGTCGCTGGCCGGGCGCACCTGGGAGCAACTGGCGCAGATCGCGCCGTGGCTGGGCGGCGGGCTGCTGCTGGCGCTGCTGGCCGCGCCGCGCGTGAACGTCCTGACCCTCGGCGAGGACGTGGCCCGCAGTCTCGGCGCGCGCACGGACCGCGACCGCGTGATCGTCACGGGTCTGGGCGTGCTGCTGGCCGCCGGGTCGGTCAGCGTGTGCGGTCCCATCGGCTTCGTCGGGCTGATCGTCCCGCACGCCGCGCGCGCCCTGAGCGGCCCCGACCACCGCCTGAGCCTGCCGCTCGCGGCGCTGCTGGGCGCCGCGTTCCTGACCCTGGCCGACACCGCCGCCCGCCTGATCGACCGGCCCGCCGAGACCCCGGTCGGCATTCTGGTCGCGGCGGTCGGCGCGCCCGTGTTCGTACTGATCGCCCGCCGCGTGGGCCGCCGCGAATGA
- the nirD gene encoding nitrite reductase small subunit NirD, with amino-acid sequence MTLTPTLPAVSPTLPWTRVCAVSDILPGTGVCALIGGQQVAVFRVAGRVFALGNLDPFTGVGVLSRGLTGSYTRDGQTRLKVASPLLKHTFDLETGESLEAPGVRVPVYATRTEGGDVWTGSLA; translated from the coding sequence ATGACCCTCACCCCCACCCTCCCTGCCGTCTCCCCCACCCTGCCCTGGACGCGCGTGTGCGCGGTCAGCGACATTCTGCCCGGCACCGGCGTGTGCGCCCTGATCGGCGGGCAACAGGTCGCGGTGTTCCGCGTGGCGGGGCGCGTGTTCGCCCTGGGGAACCTCGACCCGTTCACCGGCGTGGGTGTCCTGTCGCGCGGCCTGACCGGCAGTTACACCCGTGACGGTCAGACCCGCCTGAAGGTCGCCTCGCCGCTGCTGAAACATACCTTCGACCTTGAAACCGGCGAGAGCCTTGAAGCCCCCGGCGTGCGCGTTCCCGTGTACGCCACCCGCACCGAAGGAGGTGACGTATGGACTGGTTCGCTGGCCTGA